The following coding sequences lie in one Lolium perenne isolate Kyuss_39 chromosome 2, Kyuss_2.0, whole genome shotgun sequence genomic window:
- the LOC127335880 gene encoding cytochrome P450 87A3: MQPYLELASLGLITTATIPLSPRIYSTIFLQAMAAMAYISLWGAALAAVLALLHWVYRWRHPKSSGTLPPGSMGLPFIGETLQFFAPNPTCGLSPFVRDRVKKYGSMFKTSIVGRPVVVSADPDVNHYVFQNEGKLFESWYPDTFTEIFGRDNVGSLHGFIYKYLKTLVLRLYGQENLKAVLLTETDAACRGSLASWAAQPCVDIKEGLSTMIFDLTAKKLIGYEPSESSESLRLNFTAFIRGLISFPLNIPGTAYHECMEGRKNAMKVLKGMMKERMADPERKCEDFFDHVIQELRREKPLLTETIALDLMFVLLFASFETTALALTLGVKLLAENPKVVDALTEEHQAIIRNREDPDAAITWAEYKSMTFTSQVIMEIVRLANIVPGIFRRALQDVEIKGYTVPAGWGIMVCPPAVHLNPEIYEDPLAFNPWRWQGKPEITGGTKHFMAFGGGLRFCVGTDLTKVLMATFIHNLVTKYRWSTVKGGNIVRTPGLGFPDGFDIQLFPKN; this comes from the exons ATGCAGCCATATCTTGAGCTAGCTTCTCTCGGCCtgatcaccaccgccaccatcccACTGTCCCCAAGAATCTATAGCACGATCTTTCTTCAGGCCATGGCTGCCATGGCCTATATATCCCTCTGGGGTGCAGCATTGGCTGCCGTCCTCGCCCTTCTCCACTGGGTGTACAGGTGGCGCCACCCCAAATCCAGCGGCACGCTCCCGCCGGGATCCATGGGCCTCCCGTTCATCGGCGAGACGCTGCAGTTCTTCGCGCCCAACCCGACCTGCGGCCTCTCACCCTTCGTCAGGGACAGGGTGAAGAAGTACGGGAGCATGTTCAAGACGAGCATCGTTGGGCGGCCCGTGGTGGTGTCGGCGGACCCGGACGTGAACCACTACGTCTTCCAGAATGAAGGCAAGCTGTTCGAGAGCTGGTACCCTGACACCTTCACCGAGATCTTCGGCCGCGACAACGTCGGCTCCCTCCACGGCTTCATCTACAAGTACCTCAAGACCCTGGTGCTCCGCCTCTACGGCCAGGAGAACCTCAAGGCCGTGCTGCTCACCGAGACCGATGCCGCCTGCCGTGGCAGCCTCGCCTCGTGGGCAGCCCAGCCCTGCGTCGACATCAAAGAAGGACTCTCCACC ATGATATTTGACCTTACGGCCAAGAAGCTGATCGGCTACGAGCCGTCCGAGTCGTCGGAGAGCCTGAGGCTGAACTTCACGGCGTTCATCCGCGGCTTAATATCGTTCCCCCTCAACATTCCCGGCACTGCCTACCACGAATGCATGGAG GGGAGGAAGAATGCGATGAAGGTTCTCAAGGGCATGATGAAGGAGAGGATGGCCGATCCTGAGAGGAAGTGCGAGGACTTCTTCGACCACGTGATCCAGGAACTCAGGAGGGAGAAGCCGCTTCTGACGGAGACCATCGCGCTGGACCTCATGTTCGTGCTCCTCTTCGCCAGCTTCGAGACAACGGCGCTCGCACTCACCCTCGGTGTCAAGCTGCTCGCCGAGAACCCCAAGGTTGTCGACGCGCTAACG GAGGAACACCAAGCCATTATCAGAAACAGGGAGGACCCGGACGCCGCCATCACATGGGCAGAGTACAAATCGATGACATTCACGTCTCAG GTCATTATGGAGATTGTCAGGCTCGCAAACATCGTGCCGGGGATTTTCCGGAGGGCCTTGCAGGACGTTGAGATCAAAG GCTACACAGTTCCAGCAGGATGGGGCATCATGGTGTGTCCACCGGCAGTGCACTTGAACCCTGAGATATACGAAGACCCACTGGCGTTCAACCCATGGAGGTGGCAG GGCAAGCCTGAAATCACCGGTGGAACGAAGCATTTCATGGCATTTGGAGGCGGCCTTCGGTTCTGCGTAGGAACTGATCTCACCAAGGTGTTGATGGCAACATTCATCCACAATTTGGTTACGAAATACAG ATGGAGCACGGTGAAAGGAGGAAACATAGTCCGGACCCCGGGCCTCGGCTTCCCGGATGGTTTTGACATCCAACTCTTCCCTAAGAACTGA